One Drosophila willistoni isolate 14030-0811.24 chromosome XL unlocalized genomic scaffold, UCI_dwil_1.1 Seg142, whole genome shotgun sequence genomic region harbors:
- the LOC6652992 gene encoding protein giant yields MLMHEKLMAGQFFDLKTERKPLLLHQQHHHHHHQQQQHLQQQQQHHHLQQQQHQPHLQLPQNHLDLYAAYAYQQQLLGAALSQQQQQQQQQQQQPAASAEVLDLSRRCDSVETSRKTPSPYQTNFSYGSGSPSGSPSNLMYAAQQQQQQQPLSSLYPALYYGNSGIKQEPQGSSSTTITPKPNPTASLLQTFAAASAAAAAAAAARPASTASTMQIDILETPQSPPATANQQTDSSAPLTTPTSSCSTDSALKSTRPFKTFPRDPLVIAANFAATDVLLDNPRVERYTEYRKRVLEQIRSSNGGQRTVTNPKMRRTNSRSGSVNEGSSSNNNSESEDRVEESSDCDSHAGNMDKVMPSSASAKTASSASNLSVISGSQVKDAAYYERRRKNNAAAKKSRDRRRIKEDEIAIRAAYLERQNIELLCQIDALKAQLAAFTHAKVATA; encoded by the exons ATGCTTATGCACGAGAAACTAATGGCCGGGCAGTTCTTTGATTTAAAAACTG AACGCAAGCCCTTGTTGTTAcaccagcaacatcatcatcaccatcatcaacagcagcagcatctgcaacagcagcagcaacatcatcatttgcaacagcagcaacatcaaccaCACTTGCAATTGCCACAAAATCACTTGGATTTGTATGCAGCCTATGCCTATCAGCAACAATTGCTGGGAGCAGCACTTagtcaacagcagcaacagcagcagcagcaacaacagcaacccgCCGCCTCGGCTGAGGTTTTGGATCTGTCACGTCGCTGCGATAGTGTGGAAACATCTCGCAAGACACCATCACCATACCAGACGAATTTCAGCTATGGCAGTGGCTCGCCCTCGGGTTCTCCCAGCAATCTTATGTATGCggcacaacagcaacagcaacaacagccacTCTCTTCGCTATATCCTGCCTTGTACTATGGCAACTCTGGCATTAAACAAGAACCACAAGGATCAAGCAGCACCACAATTACACCAAAGCCCAATCCAACAGCCAGTTTATTGCAAACATTTGCCGCCGCctcagcagcagcggcagcagctgctgcagctCGTCCTGCCAGCACGGCGAGCACCATGCAAATCGATATCCTGGAGACACCACAAtcaccaccagcaacagctaatCAGCAGACAGATAGCAGTGCACCACTGACAACACCCACCAGTTCCTGCTCCACAGATTCGGCCCTCAAGAGTACACGACCCTTCAAGACATTTCCCCGTGATCCCTTGGTTATAGCAGCAAATTTCGCTGCCACCGATGTGTTGTTAGATAATCCACGAGTGGAACGCTATACCGAATACCGTAAACGGGTCCTCGAACAGATCCGCAGCTCGAATGGCGGCCAACGAACAGTGACAAATCCAAAAATGCGACGCACCAACTCACGCAGTGGCAGTGTCAATGAGGGCAGCTCATCGAACAATAACAGCGAGAGTGAGGACCGTGTGGAGGAATCGAGCGATTGTGATTCGCATGCGGGTAATATGGACAAGGTAATGCCATCGTCAGCATCGGCAAAGACAGCCAGTTCCGCCTCCAACTTGAGCGTCATCTCTGGCAGCCAAGTGAAGGATGCCGCCTACTATGAGCGGAGACGCAAGAATAATGCCGCCGCCAAAAAGTCTCGTGATCGTCGCCGTATCAAGGAAGACGAAATTGCCATCCGTGCTGCCTACTTGGAGCGTCAGAATATCGAGTTGCTATGCCAAATCGATGCACTCAAGGCTCAACTGGCTGCCTTTACCCATGCCAAAGTGGCCACAGCCTAA